In bacterium, a single window of DNA contains:
- a CDS encoding right-handed parallel beta-helix repeat-containing protein — translation MNNFLKPFLLAVSLTFFLPLAGCSQDKEEYDYYLSDYEKDIIRPPSGTADAWVTIIGGDVNGTYYVSPAGDDANSGSKDSPWATPAYGASKLEPGDTLVILPKAGSGRPVLAGSKNLASAIEIGAASHLRIENLEITSDNGKDFRDAVTAIDGLLENVVFKNLYIHHIDEFGINAADADGLEITDCVISYCGFGSIGGPAGQHGGLKNVKIDGCELSYAGHYYQGKDGANRPYDRPDGFGIEASVGPIEIKNTASTHNYGDGLDSKAARTWIHECVVANNSCDGVKLWGDSSKVENTLIYGRGDGSSEPTTWAAIVIETTKEDACIALTNLTVDDSLGENYIMYVQYSEEFRNVPINLVITNCIFSSRGPNSPIWLAPKVNPDINYNLFWFPQQDIILEHGDDTYDHSDVAGLGEGNLYADPLFTATAWGSEGDYHLKASSPAIDAGDSTITLTIDLDAKQRPQGGRIDIGCYER, via the coding sequence ATGAATAACTTTCTCAAGCCTTTCTTGTTAGCGGTTTCCTTAACGTTTTTCCTGCCGCTTGCCGGCTGTTCGCAGGATAAGGAGGAGTACGATTACTACCTCTCCGATTACGAAAAGGATATCATCAGGCCGCCGTCCGGAACCGCAGATGCCTGGGTTACAATAATCGGCGGAGACGTAAACGGAACCTACTACGTCTCGCCCGCAGGAGACGATGCCAACTCGGGTTCAAAAGACTCGCCCTGGGCAACACCCGCTTACGGCGCATCAAAGCTCGAACCGGGAGATACGCTTGTCATTCTCCCCAAGGCCGGTTCCGGAAGACCTGTGCTTGCAGGGAGCAAGAACCTTGCCTCGGCTATAGAAATAGGTGCGGCTTCCCACCTCCGCATAGAAAACCTCGAGATAACCTCGGACAACGGCAAGGATTTCAGGGACGCTGTCACGGCCATCGACGGGCTCCTGGAAAACGTAGTCTTCAAGAATCTCTACATCCACCACATAGACGAATTCGGAATAAACGCTGCCGACGCTGACGGACTCGAGATCACCGACTGCGTCATAAGCTACTGCGGATTCGGCTCGATAGGCGGACCTGCGGGTCAGCACGGCGGACTCAAGAACGTTAAAATAGACGGATGCGAACTGTCCTATGCCGGCCATTACTATCAGGGAAAGGACGGCGCAAACCGCCCCTACGACCGTCCGGACGGCTTCGGCATAGAGGCGTCAGTCGGCCCCATAGAGATAAAAAACACCGCGTCCACGCACAACTACGGGGACGGTCTCGACTCGAAGGCAGCGCGGACATGGATTCATGAATGCGTTGTCGCCAACAACTCATGCGACGGGGTAAAGCTCTGGGGCGATTCGTCCAAAGTAGAAAATACCCTTATTTACGGCAGGGGAGACGGCAGCTCGGAGCCCACCACATGGGCGGCAATAGTCATCGAAACAACAAAGGAGGACGCTTGCATTGCGCTCACCAACCTGACCGTTGACGACTCACTGGGCGAAAACTACATCATGTACGTTCAGTACTCAGAGGAGTTCAGGAACGTGCCCATCAATCTTGTGATTACGAACTGCATCTTTTCTTCGCGCGGTCCGAACTCTCCGATATGGCTTGCCCCGAAGGTGAATCCGGATATTAACTACAACCTTTTCTGGTTCCCGCAGCAGGACATTATCCTGGAACACGGCGATGATACGTACGATCATTCCGACGTCGCCGGCCTCGGCGAGGGAAATCTTTACGCAGACCCCCTCTTTACAGCCACCGCCTGGGGTTCTGAAGGCGACTACCACCTCAAAGCTTCAAGCCCTGCAATAGACGCAGGCGATTCGACCATAACCCTCACCATCGATCTTGACGCAAAACAAAGACCGCAGGGAGGCCGCATCGATATAGGCTGCTACGA